The following coding sequences are from one Capsicum annuum cultivar UCD-10X-F1 chromosome 3, UCD10Xv1.1, whole genome shotgun sequence window:
- the LOC107855965 gene encoding protein phosphatase 2C 51: MIDNVNSVPPVTEKGCRITALMESGGVTEVDRTGDNQPNFTRRRKLQENFNVFADDYRYNKKKKPENSSVSGGFIINDQVQLGTTSEVKKVEESSVTCRSHGSISLIGRRREMEDAVAVKPGFLSKGSKKFDYFGVYDGHGGSRVAHACRDALHSLVIQQVSKEEEEEDINWEKVMAESFCKMDGKVNEEGTEMATMGSTAVVAVVGEEEVIVANCGDSRAVLSRGGVAVPLSIDHKPDRPDELDRIERSGGKVINWNGQRVLGVLATSRSIGDMYLKPYVIPDPEVIVSKRSDADEFIILASDGLWDVIPNDVACDVTRRCLNGQMIRRFEQQSKSHATDDQSSEGIKGGLADCAASFLAELAIGRGTRDNISVIVVELNGSVSSSTDGA, translated from the exons ATGATTGATAACGTTAATAGTGTGCCGCCGGTAACCGAAAAAGGTTGCCGGATAACGGCGTTAATGGAGTCCGGTGGAGTAACGGAAGTAGATCGGACTGGTGATAACCAGCCAAATTTCACTCGCCGGCGAAAACTGCAGGAGAATTTTAACGTATTCGCCGATGATTACAGGTATAACAAGAAGAAAAAACCGGAGAATAGTTCGGTAAGTGGTGGTTTTATCATCAATGATCAAGTTCAGCTAGGGACAACTAGTGAAGTGAAGAAAGTAGAGGAGAGTTCAGTCACGTGCCGGTCTCATGGTTCGATATCGTTGATCGGTCGGAGAAGGGAAATGGAAGATGCAGTGGCGGTTAAGCCGGGTTTTTTGAGTAAAGGAAGCAAGAAGTTTGATTATTTTGGAGTGTATGATGGACATGGAGGGTCACGTGTAGCGCACGCGTGCCGTGACGCTCTGCACAGTTTGGTGATACAGCAAGTctcgaaagaagaagaagaagaagatattaaTTGGGAGAAAGTAATGGCGGAGAGTTTTTGTAAGATGGACGGAAAAGTGAATGAGGAAGGGACGGAGATGGCGACGATGGGATCAACCGCGGTGGTAGCGGTGGTGGGTGAGGAGGAAGTAATTGTTGCGAATTGTGGAGATTCAAGAGCTGTACTTTCACGTGGTGGAGTTGCTGTGCCTTTGTCTATTGATCATAAG CCTGACAGACCTGATGAGCTGGACAGAATTGAAAGGTCAGGTGGGAAAGTCATAAATTGGAATGGACAGAGAGTCTTGGGAGTTCTTGCTACTTCAAGATCCATAG GTGATATGTACCTCAAACCATACGTGATACCAGATCCTGAAGTGATAGTGAGCAAACGAAGTGATGCAGATGAATTCATAATACTTGCAAGTGATGGTCTATGGGATGTCATTCCAAATGATGTTGCGTGTGACGTTACAAGAAGATGCTTGAATGGTCAAATGATCAGGAGGTTCGAACAACAAAGCAAATCCCATGCGACAGATGACCAGTCAAGTGAAGGCATCAAAGGAGGTCTAGCTGACTGTGCAGCTTCCTTCCTTGCAGAGTTAGCTATTGGTCGGGGTACTAGGGATAACATCAGTGTAATTGTGGTTGAATTGAATGGATCTGTAAGTTCATCCACTGACGGAGCATAA